One part of the Pandoraea faecigallinarum genome encodes these proteins:
- the murU gene encoding N-acetylmuramate alpha-1-phosphate uridylyltransferase MurU, with translation MKAMIFAAGRGERMRPLTDTTPKPLLCVGGKPLVVWQIEALARAGFTDIVVNHAWLGAQIEATLGDGRAFGVRLAYSAEAEALETAGGIAKARALLEGNGNVFLAVSGDIFTTFDYASLGAQATRLAALTEPGMHLVMVPNPGFHPKGDFALDASGRLYARDTAPSTAEPLTFGNIALYDLRLFDGIAPGTRMALTPLYQRSVAAGRASGERFDGVWENIGTPAQLAALDTGLRARHDLVPGSRIA, from the coding sequence ATGAAGGCGATGATCTTCGCTGCCGGACGCGGCGAACGCATGCGTCCGCTCACGGACACGACCCCGAAGCCGCTGCTGTGCGTTGGCGGCAAGCCGCTCGTCGTCTGGCAGATCGAAGCGCTGGCCCGAGCGGGCTTTACGGATATCGTCGTCAATCACGCCTGGCTTGGCGCACAGATAGAAGCCACGCTCGGCGACGGCCGCGCATTCGGTGTGCGTCTGGCCTATTCGGCCGAGGCCGAAGCGCTTGAGACCGCTGGCGGCATCGCGAAGGCGCGAGCGCTGCTCGAAGGCAACGGGAACGTGTTTCTGGCGGTGTCCGGCGATATTTTCACCACGTTCGATTACGCATCGCTGGGTGCGCAGGCCACGCGTCTTGCCGCCCTGACCGAGCCCGGCATGCATCTGGTGATGGTCCCCAATCCAGGGTTTCATCCGAAAGGCGACTTCGCGCTCGACGCGTCGGGCCGCCTGTATGCGCGCGACACCGCGCCTTCAACGGCCGAGCCGCTCACGTTCGGCAACATCGCGCTGTACGACCTGCGTCTGTTCGACGGGATTGCGCCCGGCACGCGCATGGCGCTCACTCCGCTATATCAGCGCTCGGTGGCGGCCGGACGGGCCAGCGGCGAGCGTTTCGACGGCGTTTGGGAGAACATCGGCACGCCAGCGCAACTCGCCGCCCTGGACACCGGGTTGCGCGCCCGGCACGACCTCGTCCCCGGCAGTAGAATCGCCTGA
- a CDS encoding aminopeptidase P N-terminal domain-containing protein, giving the protein MSDSPYRARRERVIEQMRKAGGGVAILPTAPEVPRNRDSDYPYRHDSYFYYLSGFTEPEAVVVLDSRTGQSILFCRAKNEEREIWDGFRYGPEAARETFGFDAAHAIDEIDTRLSQLLADAPALFYALGASAQQDRQVRHWLSAVRAQSRTGVCAPSAAHDIRAILDEMRLVKDSTELDIMARAGKISADAHVRAMKAARVGLREYHLEAELLYEFRRNGSQFPAYGSIVATGANATVLHYRAGDAELRDGDLVLIDAACELDGYASDITRTFPANGKFTPAQRELYDIVLASQQAAIDATRAGVRFDAPHDAAVRVLAQGMLDTGLLKRDAVGGLDDVIANKSFSRFYMHRTGHWIGMDVHDCGEYRENGPNGERPWRTLAANMVTTIEPGIYVRPAPDIDERYWNIGIRIEDDAVVTAHGCTLLTRGVPVDADEIEALMRG; this is encoded by the coding sequence ATGTCTGATTCCCCGTACCGTGCCCGCCGCGAGCGCGTCATCGAACAGATGCGCAAGGCCGGTGGCGGCGTCGCCATTCTGCCGACGGCGCCGGAAGTGCCGCGCAACCGCGACAGCGACTATCCGTATCGCCATGACAGCTATTTCTATTACCTGTCCGGCTTCACGGAGCCTGAAGCCGTCGTCGTGCTCGACAGCCGTACGGGCCAGTCGATCCTGTTTTGCCGCGCGAAGAACGAAGAACGGGAAATCTGGGACGGCTTCCGTTATGGTCCGGAAGCCGCACGCGAGACGTTCGGCTTCGACGCCGCCCACGCCATCGACGAGATCGACACGCGTTTGTCGCAGTTGCTGGCCGACGCGCCCGCCCTGTTCTATGCGCTCGGCGCGTCCGCCCAGCAGGACCGCCAGGTACGCCACTGGCTGAGCGCCGTGCGTGCGCAGAGCCGCACCGGCGTATGCGCGCCGTCGGCCGCGCACGATATCCGCGCGATTCTCGACGAGATGCGTCTCGTCAAGGACAGCACCGAACTGGACATCATGGCCCGTGCCGGCAAGATTTCCGCCGACGCTCATGTGCGCGCAATGAAGGCCGCGCGTGTCGGGCTGCGTGAATACCACCTCGAAGCCGAACTGCTGTACGAATTTCGCCGCAATGGGTCGCAGTTCCCCGCGTACGGCTCGATTGTCGCCACCGGTGCGAACGCGACCGTGCTCCACTACCGCGCGGGCGACGCCGAATTGCGCGACGGCGATCTCGTGCTGATCGACGCCGCCTGCGAACTCGACGGCTACGCTTCCGATATCACCCGCACGTTCCCGGCCAACGGCAAGTTCACGCCCGCGCAACGCGAGCTTTACGACATCGTGCTGGCCTCGCAACAGGCGGCCATCGATGCCACGCGCGCCGGTGTCCGCTTCGACGCCCCGCACGACGCGGCCGTGCGCGTCCTGGCGCAAGGCATGCTCGACACCGGCCTGCTCAAGCGCGACGCGGTGGGCGGCCTCGACGACGTCATCGCCAACAAGTCGTTCAGCCGCTTCTACATGCATCGCACGGGCCACTGGATCGGCATGGACGTGCACGACTGCGGCGAGTACCGGGAAAATGGTCCGAACGGCGAGCGCCCATGGCGCACGCTGGCTGCGAACATGGTCACGACCATCGAGCCCGGCATCTACGTGCGCCCGGCACCGGACATCGACGAGCGCTACTGGAACATCGGTATCCGCATCGAAGACGACGCGGTGGTGACGGCGCACGGCTGTACGCTGCTCACGCGCGGCGTGCCGGTCGACGCCGACGAGATCGAAGCGCTCATGCGCGGTTGA
- a CDS encoding UbiH/UbiF/VisC/COQ6 family ubiquinone biosynthesis hydroxylase: protein MTNAQTTEPLGRRAAAPCLAGRFDVAIVGAGPVGTTLALLLTQRAPQLRIALVDGRAPQAGYDDPRTLALSHGSHEILSRAGAWPHDRNALPSTPIRHIHVSQAQRFGSTEIDYREQQVPALGYVVRYGALMRALDAATAHLPVRFEHAPEAARTTAVAPAAPTSRTAPPVPATTSNMLDDGTPGLHHFRAYRAIALRQDAQQVTITLGTSGGDHAHTLHATLAVNAEGGLFEGQTARPRARDYGQTALVGFVTCERPRIGWAWERFTPDGPLALLPQENGYALVWCCAHAEARRRRELDDAAFLAELHTAFGDRMGRFTSIAGRAGFPLGLNALGHVVDGRVAAIGNAAQTLHPVAGQGLNLGLRDAFDLADSLVRDARNATTHRGVPGPAALRTFARRRRADRGLTIRITDLLPRVFGIDASPVALVRGLALAGLDLVPPLKTAFARQMMFGHRG, encoded by the coding sequence ATGACGAACGCGCAGACTACCGAACCGCTCGGCCGGCGTGCAGCGGCCCCGTGCCTCGCCGGGCGCTTCGACGTCGCGATCGTCGGTGCGGGCCCCGTGGGTACGACCCTTGCGCTGCTGTTGACGCAGCGTGCCCCGCAGTTGCGCATTGCGCTGGTGGACGGGCGCGCGCCACAGGCCGGTTACGACGATCCGCGAACGCTCGCACTCTCGCACGGCAGTCATGAAATTCTCTCGCGCGCCGGCGCGTGGCCGCACGATCGCAACGCGCTGCCGAGCACGCCGATCCGGCACATCCATGTGTCGCAGGCGCAGCGCTTCGGCAGCACCGAAATCGACTATCGCGAGCAGCAGGTGCCCGCGCTCGGCTACGTCGTGCGATACGGTGCGCTCATGCGCGCGCTCGACGCGGCAACCGCGCACTTGCCCGTTCGCTTCGAACATGCGCCCGAGGCCGCCCGCACGACCGCTGTAGCACCGGCGGCACCGACGAGCCGCACAGCGCCCCCCGTTCCCGCGACAACCTCGAACATGCTCGACGACGGCACGCCGGGCCTGCATCACTTCCGTGCGTACCGCGCCATTGCCCTGCGTCAGGACGCGCAGCAAGTCACGATCACGCTCGGCACGTCGGGCGGCGACCACGCCCATACCCTGCACGCGACCCTGGCGGTGAATGCCGAAGGCGGTCTGTTCGAGGGCCAGACGGCGCGACCGCGTGCGCGCGATTACGGCCAGACGGCGCTCGTCGGGTTCGTGACGTGCGAACGTCCCCGTATCGGCTGGGCCTGGGAGCGCTTCACGCCCGATGGTCCGCTGGCCCTCCTGCCGCAGGAAAACGGCTACGCGCTGGTGTGGTGCTGCGCACACGCCGAGGCCAGACGCCGCCGCGAGCTGGACGACGCCGCGTTTCTGGCCGAACTGCACACGGCGTTCGGCGACAGAATGGGCCGATTCACATCGATTGCCGGCCGTGCGGGATTCCCGCTGGGACTCAATGCGCTCGGCCATGTGGTGGACGGGCGCGTCGCGGCCATCGGCAACGCGGCCCAGACGCTCCATCCGGTCGCCGGTCAGGGCCTGAATCTGGGTCTGCGCGACGCTTTCGATCTTGCCGACAGCCTCGTGCGGGACGCCCGCAACGCCACGACGCATCGGGGCGTGCCCGGTCCCGCCGCGCTCAGGACGTTCGCGCGGCGCCGCCGCGCCGATCGGGGGCTCACGATCCGCATCACCGATCTGCTGCCGCGCGTCTTCGGCATCGACGCCTCCCCCGTGGCACTCGTGCGCGGGCTGGCGCTCGCCGGTCTGGACCTCGTCCCGCCCCTCAAGACGGCCTTCGCGCGTCAGATGATGTTCGGCCATCGCGGCTGA
- the dusB gene encoding tRNA dihydrouridine synthase DusB encodes MRIGPHELRNNLFVAPMAGVTDRPFRQLCKRLGAGYAVSEMVASNAQLWKSEKTMRRANHAGEVAPISVQIAGADPVMMAEAARYNVERGAQIIDINMGCPAKKVCNVAAGSALLQNEPLVARIVSAVVGAVGDVVPVTLKIRTGWDREHKNALTVARIAEDCGISMLTVHGRTRADLYHGDAEYETIAAVKAAARIPVVANGDITSAQKAKHVLEVTGADAIMIGRAAQGRPWLFRDIELFLATGEIALPPRVDEIQQIMNEHLEDHYEFYGEYTGVRTARKHIAWYSRGLPGAATFRQRMNTLDTTQEQLAAVNEFFEQQKVHSDRLCYEQESPRELLAA; translated from the coding sequence GTGCGTATCGGTCCTCACGAACTCCGCAATAACCTGTTCGTCGCCCCCATGGCGGGGGTGACGGATCGGCCGTTCCGCCAGTTGTGCAAACGACTGGGCGCGGGCTATGCCGTCTCGGAGATGGTGGCCTCCAACGCTCAATTGTGGAAGAGCGAGAAGACGATGCGCCGCGCGAACCACGCGGGCGAAGTCGCCCCGATCTCCGTGCAGATCGCGGGGGCCGACCCGGTCATGATGGCCGAGGCAGCCCGCTACAACGTCGAGCGCGGCGCCCAGATCATCGACATCAACATGGGTTGCCCGGCCAAGAAGGTTTGCAACGTGGCAGCCGGCTCCGCCCTGTTGCAAAACGAGCCGCTGGTCGCGCGTATCGTTTCCGCTGTCGTGGGCGCCGTGGGCGACGTGGTGCCGGTCACGCTCAAGATTCGCACCGGCTGGGACCGCGAGCACAAGAACGCGCTCACCGTCGCGCGCATCGCCGAAGACTGCGGCATCAGCATGCTGACGGTGCATGGTCGCACGCGCGCCGATCTCTATCACGGTGACGCCGAGTACGAGACCATCGCGGCCGTGAAGGCGGCCGCGCGTATTCCGGTCGTGGCCAATGGCGACATCACGTCGGCGCAAAAGGCGAAACACGTGCTCGAAGTCACCGGCGCGGACGCCATCATGATCGGCCGGGCGGCACAGGGACGTCCCTGGCTGTTCCGCGACATCGAACTTTTTCTCGCGACGGGCGAAATCGCGCTGCCGCCGCGCGTCGACGAAATCCAGCAGATCATGAACGAACACCTCGAGGACCATTACGAGTTCTACGGGGAGTACACCGGTGTACGTACCGCACGCAAGCACATCGCGTGGTACTCGCGTGGCCTGCCGGGGGCAGCCACGTTTCGCCAGCGTATGAACACGCTCGACACCACGCAGGAACAGTTGGCCGCCGTCAACGAGTTTTTCGAACAGCAGAAGGTGCACTCGGACCGCCTCTGCTATGAACAAGAATCTCCGAGGGAGCTATTAGCCGCATGA
- a CDS encoding Fis family transcriptional regulator — translation MSKANIEQSVRDSLDMYFRDLDGARPHDVYDMVVSVVEKPLLEFVLGKADGNQSLAAEYLGINRNTLRKKLQQHGLL, via the coding sequence ATGAGCAAAGCAAACATAGAACAATCTGTGCGCGACAGTCTGGACATGTATTTCCGCGATCTGGACGGCGCACGGCCACACGATGTCTACGACATGGTCGTCTCCGTCGTCGAAAAACCCCTGCTCGAGTTCGTGCTCGGCAAGGCCGACGGCAACCAGTCGCTCGCCGCGGAGTATCTGGGGATCAACCGCAACACGCTGCGCAAGAAGTTGCAGCAGCACGGTCTGCTGTAA
- the purH gene encoding bifunctional phosphoribosylaminoimidazolecarboxamide formyltransferase/IMP cyclohydrolase, whose amino-acid sequence MIKQALISVSDKTGIVDFAKSLAAQGVSILSTGGTAKLLADAGLKVTEVADYTGFPEMLDGRVKTLHPKVHGGILARRDLPEHMAALDQHGIPTIDLLVVNLYPFVQTVAKDDCSLDDAIENIDIGGPTMLRSAAKNHRDVTVIVDPADYAVVLDEMKANGNTVGYATNFRLATKVFAHTAQYDGAITNYLTSLGESLRHSERSAYPATLNLAYTKVQDMRYGENPHQSAAFYRDISTPDGSLANYRQLQGKELSYNNIADADAAWECVKTFEAPACVIIKHANPCGVAVAASPADAYAKAFQTDPTSAFGGIIAFNREVDEAAAQAVAKQFVEVLLAPSFTDAARQVFAAKQNVRLLEVPVGNGVNQYDFKRVGGGLLVQSPDAKNVAPHELRVVTKRHPTPKEMEDLLFAWRVAKYVKSNAIVFCAGGMTLGVGAGQMSRVDSARIASIKAQNAGLSLNGSAVASDAFFPFRDGLDVVVDAGATCVIHPGGSMRDDEVIAAADERNVAMLMTGTRHFRH is encoded by the coding sequence ATGATCAAGCAAGCTCTCATCTCCGTCTCCGACAAGACCGGCATCGTCGACTTCGCCAAGTCGCTCGCGGCCCAAGGTGTGTCGATTCTCTCCACCGGCGGCACCGCCAAACTGCTGGCCGACGCCGGTCTGAAAGTGACCGAAGTGGCCGACTACACCGGTTTCCCGGAAATGCTCGACGGGCGCGTGAAGACGTTGCACCCGAAGGTCCACGGCGGCATTCTGGCGCGTCGCGATCTGCCCGAGCACATGGCGGCTCTCGACCAGCACGGCATTCCGACGATCGACCTGCTCGTCGTGAACCTGTATCCGTTCGTGCAGACGGTTGCGAAGGACGACTGCTCGCTCGACGACGCCATCGAGAACATCGACATCGGCGGCCCGACCATGCTGCGCTCGGCGGCCAAGAACCATCGTGACGTCACGGTCATCGTCGATCCGGCCGACTACGCCGTGGTGCTCGATGAAATGAAGGCGAACGGCAACACCGTCGGCTACGCCACGAACTTCCGTCTGGCGACCAAGGTCTTCGCCCACACGGCCCAGTACGACGGCGCGATCACGAACTATCTGACGAGTCTGGGCGAGTCGCTGCGTCACAGCGAGCGCTCGGCCTACCCGGCAACGCTGAACCTCGCCTACACCAAGGTGCAGGACATGCGTTACGGCGAGAACCCGCACCAGAGCGCCGCGTTCTACCGCGACATCTCGACGCCGGACGGCTCGCTGGCGAACTATCGTCAGTTGCAGGGCAAGGAACTGTCGTACAACAACATTGCCGACGCCGACGCCGCGTGGGAGTGCGTGAAGACGTTCGAAGCCCCCGCCTGCGTCATCATCAAGCACGCGAACCCGTGCGGCGTGGCCGTGGCCGCATCGCCGGCCGACGCCTACGCCAAGGCCTTCCAGACCGATCCGACGTCGGCCTTCGGCGGCATCATCGCGTTCAATCGCGAAGTCGACGAAGCCGCGGCGCAAGCCGTCGCCAAGCAGTTCGTGGAAGTGCTGCTCGCCCCGTCGTTCACCGACGCGGCCAGGCAGGTCTTCGCCGCCAAGCAGAATGTGCGTCTGCTGGAAGTACCGGTGGGCAACGGCGTGAACCAGTACGACTTCAAGCGCGTCGGCGGTGGTCTGCTCGTGCAGTCGCCGGACGCGAAAAACGTTGCGCCGCATGAACTGCGCGTGGTCACGAAGCGTCACCCCACGCCGAAGGAAATGGAAGATCTGCTGTTCGCATGGCGCGTGGCGAAGTACGTCAAGTCGAACGCCATCGTGTTCTGTGCCGGCGGCATGACGCTGGGCGTGGGCGCCGGTCAGATGAGCCGCGTGGATTCGGCCCGCATCGCGAGCATCAAGGCGCAGAACGCCGGCTTGTCGCTCAACGGTTCGGCCGTGGCGTCAGACGCCTTCTTCCCGTTCCGTGACGGCCTCGACGTGGTCGTGGACGCCGGTGCCACGTGCGTGATTCACCCGGGCGGTTCGATGCGCGACGACGAAGTCATCGCGGCAGCGGACGAGCGCAATGTCGCCATGCTGATGACCGGCACGCGTCACTTCCGTCACTAA
- a CDS encoding porin, with protein sequence MKLRKRKVWMAMALSLAAGGARADGLQIYGILDNSLEYLSNASVNANGSKASVLRASNGSQAPNRFGFKGSEDLGGGLKAIMQLEAGFNLNTGLLQQGGRMFGRQAYVGLQNEWGALTLGRQKNLIYDAFLELDPLSYYSYSLPALDAQFVGKADNAIKYSGNFNGVKIAGLFSTGYDASIANGAQVPGEWRVGKEYGVSVGYANGPVNVSLTYDQQQGTSVATQGTTTQRVAAGASYAIGNWKPYVGYQWYLSNVPGVAGRNELYFAGVQYRPVTEVILSGAIYYNNITSANQHPYLLAANAAYLLSKRTQLFAEVGFSRNQNGSNLGVTGYGMSVVPGSNQLGVAVGLAHYF encoded by the coding sequence ATGAAACTCAGGAAGCGCAAGGTTTGGATGGCGATGGCGTTGTCGCTGGCCGCGGGCGGCGCCAGGGCCGACGGGTTGCAGATCTACGGGATTCTGGATAACAGCCTGGAGTACCTCAGCAACGCGAGCGTGAACGCGAACGGCAGCAAGGCGTCGGTACTGCGCGCGAGCAATGGTTCGCAGGCGCCGAATCGCTTCGGCTTCAAGGGCTCGGAAGACCTCGGTGGCGGTCTCAAGGCCATCATGCAACTCGAAGCGGGGTTCAACCTCAACACCGGACTGTTGCAGCAAGGGGGGCGGATGTTCGGTCGTCAGGCCTACGTCGGCTTGCAGAACGAGTGGGGTGCGCTGACCCTCGGTCGTCAGAAGAATCTGATCTACGACGCTTTCCTCGAACTCGATCCGCTCAGCTACTACAGCTACTCGCTGCCGGCGCTCGATGCGCAGTTCGTCGGCAAGGCCGACAACGCGATCAAGTATTCGGGCAACTTCAACGGCGTGAAGATCGCGGGTCTGTTCTCGACGGGCTACGATGCGAGCATCGCCAACGGCGCGCAGGTGCCGGGCGAATGGCGCGTGGGCAAGGAATACGGCGTGTCGGTGGGCTACGCCAACGGGCCGGTCAACGTCTCGCTGACGTACGATCAGCAGCAGGGCACGTCAGTTGCCACGCAGGGGACGACAACACAGCGTGTGGCCGCGGGCGCGAGCTACGCCATCGGCAACTGGAAACCGTACGTTGGCTACCAGTGGTATCTGAGCAACGTGCCCGGTGTCGCCGGGCGCAATGAGCTGTACTTCGCGGGGGTGCAATACCGGCCGGTGACGGAAGTGATTCTGTCGGGCGCGATTTACTACAACAACATCACCTCGGCGAATCAGCATCCGTACCTGCTCGCCGCGAACGCGGCATATCTGCTGTCCAAGCGCACGCAGCTGTTTGCGGAAGTCGGCTTCTCGCGCAACCAGAACGGCTCGAATCTGGGCGTGACCGGCTACGGCATGAGCGTCGTGCCGGGCAGCAATCAGCTTGGCGTCGCGGTGGGGCTGGCGCACTACTTCTGA
- a CDS encoding XdhC family protein, whose amino-acid sequence MDGLDAEVLDAVARWQAQGDDVLLATVARTWGSAPRPVGALMALTTRGRVAGSVSGGCIEDDLLAKVAGGFCPGLRPHVQTYGLSADEAHRFGLPCGGTLELVIEQVTPRSELDAMREAIAAGRLGVRELDLLTGQACVRSAARPMAFAYTPARLRVPFGPRWRIVVIGDGQLTGHLVNMAVPLGYQIVICDPRGIHDVTPEATRTPHVTRTAEMPDDLIVRLRPDGNTAIVALTHDPKLDDMALLEALKSDAFYVGAIGSHRNQASRRERLAMFDLSAAQIARLRGPVGLPLGARTPPEIALAILAEITALRNGIDVPALSSNRATRHVDPPQRICAA is encoded by the coding sequence ATGGACGGGCTCGACGCCGAGGTGCTCGACGCTGTTGCGCGCTGGCAGGCTCAGGGCGACGACGTGTTGCTCGCGACCGTCGCCCGCACGTGGGGCTCGGCGCCGCGCCCGGTCGGTGCGCTCATGGCGCTGACCACGCGTGGCCGGGTGGCCGGGTCGGTGTCCGGCGGATGCATCGAGGACGATTTGCTCGCGAAGGTGGCCGGCGGTTTTTGTCCCGGCCTGCGACCGCATGTGCAGACGTACGGCCTGAGTGCCGACGAGGCGCATCGCTTCGGCCTGCCCTGCGGGGGAACGCTCGAACTCGTCATCGAGCAGGTGACGCCGCGCAGTGAACTCGACGCCATGCGCGAGGCCATCGCTGCCGGACGCCTTGGCGTGCGCGAACTCGATCTGCTCACGGGACAGGCGTGCGTGCGCAGTGCGGCGCGACCCATGGCATTCGCCTACACGCCGGCGCGTCTGCGCGTGCCGTTCGGGCCGCGCTGGCGAATCGTCGTGATCGGCGATGGCCAGCTCACCGGCCACCTCGTGAACATGGCGGTGCCGCTGGGGTATCAGATCGTCATCTGCGATCCGCGCGGCATCCATGACGTGACGCCCGAGGCAACCCGGACGCCGCACGTCACACGCACGGCGGAGATGCCCGACGATCTCATCGTGCGGCTGCGGCCCGACGGCAACACGGCCATCGTGGCGCTGACGCACGATCCCAAGCTCGACGACATGGCGTTGCTCGAAGCACTCAAGTCCGATGCCTTCTATGTGGGCGCCATCGGCTCGCACCGCAATCAGGCGTCGCGACGCGAACGGCTGGCGATGTTCGATCTGAGCGCTGCGCAGATCGCGCGGCTGCGCGGTCCCGTGGGCTTGCCGCTTGGCGCTCGCACGCCACCGGAGATCGCGCTGGCCATCCTCGCCGAGATAACGGCGCTGAGAAACGGTATCGACGTCCCGGCGCTATCGTCGAATCGCGCCACGCGCCACGTAGATCCGCCACAACGGATATGCGCGGCCTGA
- a CDS encoding xanthine dehydrogenase family protein molybdopterin-binding subunit has translation MSLAAGSLMIPLSASWLASPHAHAAGDNLVEINDWIRIDADGTTVLGLSQCEVGQGVYTGLPQVLADELDADWRRVRVEFVTARDAYRTAAANEALQQFVGASMSATLFYERLRIAGAQAREALVAVAARRFGVRTTNCVTRDGRVMHPQSGRSLGYGELVAEAAKLPLNAHPRLKNDAAHGLIGKSVARLDTPSKVDGSAVFGIDVKVPDMLIGAIRMAPTSGGTPLSVRNRDAIKARNGVHDVVLAKDAVIVVADDYWRAKKACDALDVEWKAGPAADSTTILAQRREALTSAKGGVATNIGDAKGLIAAGGEVVTGKYHSPYIVHATMEPVNATAHVRKDKGEIEVWGPIQGQDKVRWALGGIFKLPPEKVIVHTTFLGGSFGRKYVPDFVIHAAVASAAVGRPVKVIRSREDDIRHGFYRPCASGRFQAVLGNDGLPTAMHLRVAGQSMYNVIKKDHYEKAGYDETMLDGLYDLAYAVPNLLVEGIDVPQPNIPVSFMRSVGSTSSVFFLESFIDEMADAAGIDPIEYRKRLLRHDPLATRVIETTVGAAGWQAKAKPGVHRGFGYCTYTGRGAAFSTYVAVAVELRVERERFRIERVVCGVDCGRSINPNLIRANIEGGIGFALTNTFKSQITFANGSVEQSNFGDYPLLYLAEMPRIETVILPSDRPPQGCGEVSLPPMAPAVAQAIRRATGVRPRSMPLPQTVAEARALAAAQRLEKGRV, from the coding sequence ATGTCGCTGGCCGCAGGCAGCCTGATGATCCCGCTTTCGGCCTCGTGGCTCGCCAGTCCGCACGCGCATGCCGCCGGTGACAATCTCGTCGAAATCAATGACTGGATTCGCATCGACGCCGACGGCACCACGGTGCTCGGCCTGTCGCAGTGCGAAGTTGGACAGGGCGTGTACACGGGCTTGCCCCAGGTGCTGGCCGACGAACTGGACGCCGACTGGCGACGCGTGCGCGTGGAGTTCGTGACGGCGCGCGACGCCTACCGGACCGCCGCCGCCAACGAAGCCTTGCAGCAGTTCGTCGGCGCATCGATGTCGGCAACGCTCTTCTACGAGCGTCTGCGCATCGCCGGGGCGCAGGCGCGCGAAGCGCTCGTTGCCGTGGCCGCTCGCCGGTTCGGCGTTCGCACGACCAACTGCGTGACGCGCGACGGCCGTGTGATGCATCCGCAATCGGGCCGCTCGCTGGGCTACGGCGAGTTGGTGGCGGAGGCGGCGAAGCTCCCGCTCAATGCGCATCCCCGCCTGAAGAACGACGCCGCGCACGGGTTGATCGGCAAGTCGGTGGCGCGTCTGGACACGCCGTCGAAGGTCGACGGCTCGGCGGTGTTCGGTATCGACGTGAAGGTGCCGGACATGCTGATCGGCGCGATCCGCATGGCGCCGACGTCGGGCGGCACGCCGCTGTCCGTGCGCAATCGCGACGCGATCAAAGCGCGCAACGGCGTGCACGACGTGGTGCTTGCGAAAGATGCCGTCATCGTCGTGGCAGACGATTACTGGCGCGCGAAGAAAGCCTGCGATGCGCTGGACGTCGAATGGAAAGCCGGGCCGGCCGCCGACAGCACGACGATTCTCGCGCAGCGCCGCGAAGCCCTGACAAGCGCGAAGGGCGGGGTCGCCACGAACATCGGCGACGCAAAGGGGCTGATCGCCGCCGGCGGCGAGGTCGTGACGGGCAAGTATCACTCGCCGTACATCGTCCACGCGACGATGGAGCCGGTCAACGCCACCGCGCACGTGCGAAAAGACAAAGGCGAAATCGAAGTCTGGGGGCCAATCCAGGGGCAGGACAAAGTGCGTTGGGCACTCGGAGGCATCTTCAAATTGCCGCCGGAAAAGGTCATCGTCCACACCACGTTCCTCGGCGGGAGCTTCGGACGCAAGTACGTGCCCGATTTCGTCATTCACGCGGCGGTGGCATCGGCTGCGGTAGGGCGCCCCGTCAAGGTGATCCGTTCGCGCGAAGACGACATTCGCCACGGCTTTTATCGCCCGTGCGCCTCCGGCCGCTTCCAGGCGGTGCTCGGCAACGACGGTTTGCCCACGGCGATGCACCTGCGCGTGGCCGGGCAGTCGATGTACAACGTCATCAAGAAGGATCATTACGAGAAGGCGGGCTACGACGAGACCATGCTCGACGGCCTCTACGACCTTGCCTACGCCGTGCCGAACCTGCTCGTCGAAGGTATCGACGTACCGCAGCCCAACATTCCGGTGAGCTTCATGCGCTCGGTCGGTTCGACCTCCAGCGTGTTCTTCCTGGAGAGCTTCATCGACGAGATGGCGGATGCGGCGGGCATCGACCCCATCGAGTATCGCAAGCGCCTGCTCCGGCACGACCCGCTTGCCACACGCGTGATCGAGACGACGGTGGGCGCGGCGGGCTGGCAGGCGAAGGCGAAGCCGGGCGTTCATCGCGGCTTTGGCTACTGCACCTACACCGGGCGCGGGGCCGCGTTCTCGACGTACGTTGCCGTCGCCGTGGAACTGCGTGTCGAGCGTGAGCGCTTCAGGATCGAGCGCGTGGTGTGCGGCGTCGACTGCGGCCGCTCGATCAACCCGAACCTCATCCGGGCGAACATCGAAGGCGGCATCGGCTTCGCATTGACGAACACGTTCAAGAGTCAGATCACGTTCGCGAACGGTAGCGTCGAGCAAAGCAACTTCGGTGATTACCCGCTGCTGTATCTTGCCGAAATGCCCCGGATCGAGACGGTCATCTTGCCGAGCGACCGGCCGCCGCAGGGCTGCGGCGAGGTGTCGTTGCCGCCGATGGCGCCGGCCGTGGCGCAGGCGATCCGCCGGGCAACGGGCGTGCGCCCGCGCTCGATGCCGCTGCCGCAGACGGTGGCCGAAGCACGTGCGTTGGCCGCCGCGCAACGGCTGGAAAAGGGGCGCGTGTAA